One region of Hydrogenobaculum sp. Y04AAS1 genomic DNA includes:
- the cybH gene encoding Ni/Fe-hydrogenase, b-type cytochrome subunit: MNKDIKKYYLFSPSLRIAHWVWVLAISVLFVTGIYIGNPFFIGNVGYSATFGDLHAITMNWIRLLHFSFGYILLAALILRFSIIPFRKADRLIIPKVWTKAYWDGVVDTLKNYLLITKSHKTYIRNPLARTAYFGIFLLLIFQVITGFAMFGRSNPGGFWDKLFGWVIPMLGGEYQVHRWHHIVAWIIVLFVVIHVYMVIREDILEKNGEVSSMVNGNRFFDHVPADISDV; the protein is encoded by the coding sequence ATGAATAAGGATATTAAAAAGTATTATCTTTTTAGCCCATCCCTAAGGATAGCCCACTGGGTATGGGTTTTGGCTATAAGCGTTTTGTTTGTAACCGGTATATACATAGGAAACCCATTTTTCATAGGAAACGTAGGATACAGTGCCACTTTTGGCGACCTTCACGCTATAACCATGAACTGGATAAGGCTTTTGCACTTTAGCTTTGGTTATATCCTTCTTGCAGCCCTTATTTTGAGATTTAGTATAATACCTTTTAGAAAAGCCGATAGACTCATAATACCAAAAGTTTGGACAAAAGCTTATTGGGATGGCGTTGTTGATACATTGAAAAACTATCTTCTTATCACCAAAAGCCATAAAACCTATATAAGAAATCCTCTGGCAAGAACCGCTTATTTTGGGATTTTTTTGCTTTTGATATTTCAAGTGATAACAGGCTTTGCAATGTTTGGAAGATCAAACCCAGGTGGGTTTTGGGACAAGCTATTTGGATGGGTCATACCTATGCTTGGTGGTGAGTATCAAGTTCATAGATGGCATCATATAGTAGCTTGGATTATTGTGCTTTTTGTGGTGATACACGTTTATATGGTTATAAGAGAGGATATATTGGAAAAAAATGGCGAAGTATCTTCTATGGTAAATGGCAACAGGTTTTTTGACCATGTACCTGCTGATATATCTGACGTATGA
- the hypD gene encoding hydrogenase formation protein HypD, whose amino-acid sequence MKMNLNNKDIVLKAKDKLIKKVEKLGKPIKLMEFCGGHTHAIMRYAIDKLLDGYVEFIHGPGCPVCVASMDRIDLAIELAKMPNVIFTTYGDLLRVPGSYRKSLLDIRSEGHDVRSLYSCLDAIDIAVKNQDKNVIFFAIGFETTTPPTAVLLKKAKEMKLKNLFVVSNHVMTPPAIRYILNAGISHIDGIIGPGHVSVITGMKIYKEFDIPIVISGFEAFDILKAVNMILDQYIKHERKVENAYTRAVTEEGNKEAQKLIEQTLDIRDTFNWRGIGPLPKSALKINKDYEMFDAEKTFDVKLPPSKEHPLCICPKVIVGKAKPTDCKLFGNLCTPENPIGSCMVSSEGACAAYYKYQEVELCM is encoded by the coding sequence ATGAAAATGAACTTGAACAATAAAGATATCGTTTTAAAAGCCAAAGACAAGCTTATAAAAAAAGTAGAAAAACTTGGAAAACCTATCAAGCTAATGGAGTTTTGCGGTGGACATACCCATGCCATAATGAGATACGCTATAGATAAGCTTCTTGATGGATATGTGGAGTTTATCCATGGGCCTGGTTGTCCTGTATGTGTTGCTTCTATGGATAGGATAGATTTGGCTATAGAACTTGCCAAGATGCCAAATGTTATATTTACCACCTACGGGGATCTTTTGAGAGTGCCAGGCTCTTACAGAAAATCGCTTTTAGACATAAGATCAGAAGGGCACGATGTAAGAAGTCTATACTCTTGCCTTGATGCTATCGATATAGCTGTAAAAAACCAAGATAAGAATGTAATATTTTTTGCCATAGGCTTTGAAACCACCACACCACCAACGGCAGTGCTTCTTAAAAAAGCAAAAGAGATGAAGTTAAAAAATCTTTTTGTGGTATCAAATCACGTGATGACTCCCCCCGCTATTAGGTATATACTAAACGCCGGGATATCTCATATAGATGGCATTATAGGACCTGGGCATGTTAGTGTTATAACCGGTATGAAAATATACAAAGAGTTTGATATACCTATTGTTATATCTGGTTTTGAGGCTTTTGATATATTAAAAGCCGTAAACATGATATTGGATCAATACATAAAACATGAGAGAAAAGTTGAAAACGCCTACACAAGAGCTGTTACAGAAGAAGGCAACAAAGAAGCTCAAAAGCTTATAGAACAAACCCTTGATATAAGAGATACATTTAACTGGCGAGGGATAGGTCCTTTGCCAAAAAGCGCTCTAAAAATAAACAAAGATTACGAGATGTTTGATGCAGAAAAAACCTTTGATGTAAAGTTACCACCTTCAAAAGAGCATCCTCTTTGCATATGTCCAAAAGTCATTGTAGGAAAAGCAAAGCCCACAGATTGCAAGCTATTTGGCAATCTTTGCACCCCAGAAAACCCTATAGGCTCTTGTATGGTATCCTCAGAAGGAGCTTGTGCTGCTTATTACAAATACCAAGAGGTAGAACTATGTATGTAA
- a CDS encoding nickel-dependent hydrogenase large subunit, with the protein MSSRVVIDPVSRIEGHLRLEIEVDEPSHKVTNAVSAGTMWRGIELIVKNRDPREVWAFTQRICGVCTTIHALASVRNIEDALDIEIPKNANYIRNIMLGTLYAHDHLVHFYHLHALDWVSPLEAVKADPVATAALQNQILQTYGGIISLYTDFLGGNAYPRKFPKATPGYFKTFQDKIKNLVQSGQLGIFAANWWDHPDYKMLPPEVHLIAVSHYLNMLDVQRELVIPHVVFGGKNPHPHYIVGGMNCSISMDDMNAPINMERLAVVEDAVYTQAEAANLFYLIDLLAIGQIYVQKGWTYGGGLSKERVLGYGDYPDEPYKSIKNGDYHQKILYHSDGVVENFAQGVDKAKYYPLTNKDLTNPDIIQEWVTHSWYQYPNNNEGLHPWNGITDPYYTGPKEGTKTHWKYLDENGKYSWIKEPRWKNLPAEVGPLARYMIVYTAVKQGHIKPSWMDEMVVNQIDLVSKLLNLPPHVWMPTTVGRTAARALECQLGANASNYFLKKLYDNIKAGDTSVANMEKWEPSTWPSQAKGVGITEAPRGALGHWCIIKDGKIENYQAVVPTTWNGSPRDEKGQQGAFERSMQDTIVLIAKEPLEILRSIHSFDPCLACSTHVYNTQKEEVVSFKIGGACYE; encoded by the coding sequence ATGAGTTCAAGAGTTGTTATAGACCCAGTGTCTAGGATAGAAGGGCATTTAAGGCTTGAGATAGAAGTAGATGAGCCATCTCACAAAGTAACAAACGCCGTATCAGCAGGTACGATGTGGCGGGGTATTGAGCTTATAGTAAAAAATAGAGACCCAAGGGAAGTATGGGCTTTTACACAACGTATATGTGGGGTTTGCACCACTATCCACGCTTTAGCTTCAGTAAGAAATATAGAAGACGCCCTTGATATAGAGATACCTAAAAACGCAAACTACATAAGAAACATAATGCTTGGGACTTTGTATGCCCATGATCATTTGGTACATTTTTATCATCTTCACGCTCTTGACTGGGTATCTCCTTTGGAGGCTGTAAAGGCAGATCCTGTAGCTACAGCGGCTTTGCAAAATCAAATACTTCAAACTTACGGTGGTATCATATCTTTGTATACGGATTTTCTTGGTGGTAACGCTTATCCAAGGAAGTTTCCAAAAGCAACGCCAGGGTATTTTAAAACCTTTCAAGATAAGATAAAAAACCTTGTGCAAAGCGGACAACTTGGTATATTTGCCGCCAACTGGTGGGACCACCCTGATTATAAAATGCTTCCTCCAGAAGTGCATCTTATAGCTGTATCACATTATCTAAATATGCTGGATGTTCAAAGAGAGCTTGTTATACCTCACGTGGTGTTTGGTGGTAAAAACCCTCATCCTCACTACATAGTGGGTGGTATGAACTGTTCTATATCCATGGACGATATGAACGCTCCTATAAATATGGAACGCCTTGCGGTGGTAGAAGATGCTGTATACACTCAAGCAGAAGCTGCAAACTTGTTTTACCTGATAGACCTTTTGGCTATAGGTCAGATATATGTTCAAAAAGGCTGGACTTACGGCGGTGGTTTATCAAAAGAAAGAGTTTTAGGATACGGTGATTATCCAGATGAGCCTTATAAAAGCATAAAAAACGGAGATTATCACCAAAAGATACTTTATCATTCAGACGGTGTTGTAGAAAACTTTGCCCAAGGCGTTGACAAAGCCAAGTATTATCCTCTTACAAACAAAGATCTCACAAATCCAGACATAATCCAAGAATGGGTAACGCACTCTTGGTATCAATATCCAAACAACAACGAAGGTCTACACCCTTGGAACGGTATAACAGATCCTTATTATACAGGACCAAAAGAAGGCACAAAAACCCATTGGAAATATTTAGACGAAAACGGAAAATATTCTTGGATAAAAGAACCAAGATGGAAAAACTTACCAGCAGAAGTAGGTCCTTTGGCAAGGTATATGATAGTTTATACGGCAGTAAAACAAGGGCATATAAAACCCTCTTGGATGGATGAAATGGTGGTAAATCAAATAGACCTTGTTTCAAAGCTTTTAAACTTACCTCCTCATGTATGGATGCCTACTACCGTAGGAAGAACTGCAGCAAGAGCTTTAGAATGTCAACTGGGAGCAAATGCATCAAATTATTTCCTTAAAAAACTCTACGACAACATAAAAGCTGGGGACACGTCTGTGGCAAACATGGAAAAATGGGAACCATCCACATGGCCAAGCCAAGCAAAAGGAGTAGGTATAACTGAAGCACCAAGAGGAGCTTTAGGGCATTGGTGTATCATAAAAGATGGGAAAATTGAAAACTATCAAGCGGTAGTACCCACCACATGGAACGGCTCCCCAAGAGATGAGAAGGGTCAACAAGGTGCCTTTGAAAGATCCATGCAAGACACAATAGTGCTTATAGCAAAAGAACCCCTTGAGATATTAAGAAGTATTCACTCTTTTGATCCTTGTTTAGCATGCTCTACTCATGTTTACAACACACAAAAAGAAGAAGTGGTAAGCTTTAAGATAGGGGGTGCTTGTTATGAATAA
- the hypE gene encoding hydrogenase expression/formation protein HypE gives MYVKLSHGGGAKETRELIEKIFLKHLKNDLLSNEDATILHLDGKLAISTDSFTVNPIFFKGGDIGKLSVAGVVNDLSVMGAKPLYMSMGFIIEEGLAFEELERIVISIKEEAQKTGIKLITADTKVVPKGLCDKIYINATGIGKLIKEGISASNLQEGDAIVVSGPIGNHGAVIMAHRNGFDIDINSDCASLWEAIEPLLKENIEIHAMRDLTRGGLASALNELSQSSKVEILIKEEDIPIEDSVKGFCEILGIEPFSLACEGTFVMSIPKKDVQKALDILKSQKLTQKAKVIGEIIKKGKQGAYIQTLYGSVRYLEEAPGELLPRIC, from the coding sequence ATGTATGTAAAGCTCTCCCATGGGGGCGGTGCCAAAGAAACAAGAGAACTAATAGAGAAAATATTTTTAAAACATTTAAAAAATGATCTTTTATCAAACGAAGATGCCACAATATTGCATCTTGATGGTAAACTTGCCATAAGCACCGATAGTTTTACGGTAAACCCTATATTTTTCAAAGGTGGTGATATTGGAAAACTAAGTGTAGCTGGTGTAGTAAACGATCTGTCCGTAATGGGCGCAAAACCCCTTTACATGAGTATGGGCTTTATAATAGAAGAGGGCTTAGCTTTTGAAGAGCTTGAAAGAATAGTAATATCTATAAAAGAAGAGGCCCAAAAAACAGGTATAAAACTAATAACAGCAGACACAAAAGTAGTTCCAAAAGGACTTTGCGATAAGATCTACATAAACGCCACTGGCATAGGAAAGCTCATCAAAGAAGGTATATCTGCTTCTAACTTACAAGAAGGCGATGCCATCGTAGTATCTGGCCCTATAGGAAACCACGGGGCTGTGATAATGGCTCATAGAAATGGCTTTGATATAGACATAAACTCAGATTGTGCATCTTTATGGGAGGCTATAGAACCTCTTTTAAAAGAGAATATAGAAATCCATGCTATGAGAGATCTAACAAGGGGAGGTCTTGCAAGCGCTTTAAATGAGCTTTCTCAAAGCTCAAAAGTAGAAATACTAATAAAAGAAGAAGATATACCGATAGAGGATTCGGTAAAAGGTTTTTGTGAAATCCTTGGTATAGAACCCTTTTCTTTGGCCTGTGAAGGTACTTTTGTGATGAGTATACCCAAAAAAGATGTCCAAAAAGCCCTTGATATTCTTAAAAGCCAAAAACTAACCCAAAAAGCAAAAGTGATTGGAGAGATTATCAAAAAAGGCAAACAAGGAGCATATATACAAACTCTTTATGGAAGCGTTAGATATTTAGAAGAAGCTCCCGGTGAGCTTTTACCACGGATATGCTAA
- a CDS encoding HypC/HybG/HupF family hydrogenase formation chaperone, with protein sequence MCLAIPSKIVEILDNNIAVLDTMGVRRKASLELLNPKPKVGDYVLLHVGFAIEILSEEDALESLKLFEEALQYENELEQ encoded by the coding sequence ATGTGTCTTGCCATACCTTCAAAGATTGTAGAAATATTAGACAACAACATAGCCGTATTAGATACGATGGGAGTTAGAAGAAAAGCTTCTTTGGAGCTTTTAAATCCAAAACCAAAGGTTGGGGATTATGTGCTTTTGCACGTTGGTTTTGCCATAGAGATACTTTCTGAAGAAGACGCCTTAGAAAGTCTAAAGCTTTTTGAAGAGGCACTGCAATATGAAAATGAACTTGAACAATAA
- a CDS encoding HyaD/HybD family hydrogenase maturation endopeptidase yields MRTILMGIGNILLQDEGVGVHAVKEIEKRYSFEPSIEIIDAGTLGLEIMYMLQDGVDNLLVVDAVMGGKPPGSLYVFRNEEVKKYYLKNKLSAHEVGFSEVLALLDLIGKPVKENLILVGIEPVSFDVSLELHEKTASKMEDLIKTVLQELQNIGIKALEKIPSSS; encoded by the coding sequence ATGAGAACAATTTTGATGGGTATAGGAAACATACTTTTGCAAGATGAAGGCGTGGGCGTTCATGCTGTAAAGGAGATAGAAAAAAGATATAGCTTCGAACCTTCTATAGAGATAATAGATGCCGGCACGCTTGGTCTTGAGATTATGTATATGCTACAAGATGGAGTAGACAATCTTCTGGTGGTGGATGCCGTTATGGGCGGAAAGCCACCAGGGAGCTTATACGTTTTTAGAAACGAAGAGGTAAAAAAGTACTATCTTAAGAATAAACTATCGGCCCATGAGGTGGGTTTTTCCGAGGTTTTAGCGCTTTTAGATCTAATAGGGAAACCTGTAAAAGAAAACCTTATACTTGTTGGCATAGAACCAGTTAGTTTTGATGTGTCTTTGGAGCTTCATGAGAAAACCGCTTCTAAGATGGAAGATTTGATAAAAACTGTATTGCAAGAGTTGCAAAATATAGGTATAAAAGCTTTGGAAAAAATACCTTCATCTTCCTAA